In Oryza sativa Japonica Group chromosome 3, ASM3414082v1, one DNA window encodes the following:
- the LOC4333803 gene encoding proteasome subunit beta type-2, translating into MECVIGVVGRDFAVVAADTSAVQSILVHKTDEDKVMVLDSHKLMGASGEPGDRVQFTEFIQKNLHLYQFRNNIPLSTAATANFTRGELATALRKNPYYVNVLLAGYDSDVGASLYYIDYIATFHKIEKGAFGYGSYFCLSLMDKLYRPDMSVEEAVDLVDKCIKEIRLRLVVAPQNFIIKIVDKEGAREYARRAYTDSPPEAATSEAATVAA; encoded by the exons atggagtGCGTTATCGGGGTCGTCGGCCGCGACTTCGCGGTGGTGGCCGCCGACACATCGGCGGTGCAGAGCATCCTGGTCCACAAGACCGACGAGGACAAGGTGATGGTGCTCGACAGCCACAAGCTGATGGGCGCGTCCGGAGAGCCCGGCGACCG GGTGCAGTTCACCGAGTTCATCCAGAAGAATCTCCACCTGTATCAGTTCCGCAACAACATCCCGCtcagcaccgccgccaccgccaattTCACCCGCGGCGAGCTCGCCACCGCCCTGCGGAAG AATCCGTACTATGTCAACGTGTTGCTTGCTGGATATGATTCGGATGTTGGTGCCTCTTTGTATTACATTGACTACATCGCAACATTCCATAAGATCGAAAAGGGTGCCTTTGGGTATGGCTCCTACTTCTGTCTCTCGCTGATGGACAAGTTATATCGTCCAGACATGTCAGTCGAGGAAGCTGTTGATCTTGTTGACAAGTGCATTAAAGAAATTCGGCTCAGGTTGGTCGTTGCTCCTCAAAACTTCATAATCAAGATTGTTGATAAAGAGGGTGCTAGGGAGTATGCCAGGCGTGCATACACCGACAGTCCACCGGAAGCTGCAACATCAGAAGCTGCAACTGTAGCAGCCTGA
- the LOC4333802 gene encoding FLUCTUATING-LIGHT-ACCLIMATION protein 1, chloroplastic: MAAATTSLLLEATPRLLSLPPRRPVQPRGGIFLLKPPPPPPFPSRRGVAVAVAPPLRASHPDTARRVSVSPAAVEPPPKPRALLDAIKRSLLDSLAALKKPALALLLAGALLAAAGPHHGAALAASGGRVGGSAFSSRSSSPPSSYGYTAPAPRGGYSAAPFYSPSPFVSVGPAVGIGFGGSSFFFVLMGFAAFLYLAGFLSDSSGGSVLTETDKTTVLKLQVGLLGMARSFQKELDQIAEKADTSTPAGLSYVLTETTLALLRHPDCCISAYSSVDVKRSIDDGEKRFNQLSIEERGKFDEETLVNVNSIKRQKAGSQRSSGFSNEYIVITILVAAEGVHKLPSINGSGDLKTALQKLGAIPSRKILAVEVLWTPQNENDTLSERELLEDYPLLRPL, encoded by the exons atggcagcCGCGACGACCTCGCTGCTCCTGGAGGCCACCCCGCGCCTCctctcgctgccgccgcggcggcctgtGCAGCCCCGTGGTGGCATCTTCCTcctcaagccgccgccgccgccgcctttccccTCCCGCCGCGGggtggcagtggcggtggcaCCGCCCCTCCGCGCCTCCCACCCGGACACGGCGCGCCGGGTGTCCGTGTCCCCCGCGGCGGTGGAGCCGCCGCCCAAGCCCCGCGCGCTGCTCGACGCGATCAAGAGGTCCCTCCTCGACTCGCTCGCGGCGCTCAAGAAGCCCGCGCTGGCGCTGCTCCTCGCCGGGGCGCTGCTCGCGGCAGCGGGGCCACACCACGGCGCCGCGCTGGCGGCATCGGGCGGCCGCGTCGGCGGGTCGGCGTTCtcgtcgcggtcgtcgtcgccgccgtcgtcctacGGGTacaccgcgccggcgccgagggGCGGGTACTCGGCCGCGCCCTTCTACTCGCCCTCGCCGTTCGTGTCCGTCGGCCCGGCGGTCGGCATCGGGTTCGGGGGATCCAGCTTCTTTTTCGTCCTTATGGGGTTCGCCGCGTTCCTTTACCTCGCCGGGTTCCTCTCCGATTCCTCCGGCGGTAGCGTGCTCACCGAGACGGACAAGACCACCGTTCTCAAGCTGCAG GTTGGTTTGCTGGGCATGGCCAGATCATTTCAGAAAGAGCTTGATCAGATAGCTGAGAAGGCAGATACTTCTACCCCGGCAGGGCTGAGCTATGTGCTAACTG AGACAACATTGGCATTACTTCGGCATCCAGATTGCTGCATCTCAGCTTACTCATCA GTTGATGTGAAAAGAAGTATAGATGATGGGGAGAAACGTTTTAATCAACTATCAATTGAGGAAAGAGGCAAATTTGATGAAGAGACACTTGTGAATGTGAACAGCATCAAGAGGCAGAAAGCAGGCAGCCAAAGATCGAGCGGTTTTAGCAACGAGTACATTGtg ATAACCATATTGGTTGCTGCTGAGGGTGTACATAAGCTACCCAGTATAAATGGCAGCGGTGACTTGAAGACAGCTCTACAGAAGCTTGGTGCCATACCATCAAGAAAAATACTG GCAGTTGAGGTACTATGGACTCCACAAAATGAGAATGACACATTGTCAGAACGAGAGCTGCTCGAAGATTACCCGCTTTTAAGACCCCTATGA